From the genome of Gracilinanus agilis isolate LMUSP501 chromosome 2, AgileGrace, whole genome shotgun sequence, one region includes:
- the ZBTB25 gene encoding zinc finger and BTB domain-containing protein 25: MDTASHSLVLLQQLNMQREFGFLCDCTVAIGDVYFKAHRAVLAAFSNYFKMIFIHQTSECIKIQPTDIQPDIFSYLLHIMYTGKGPKQTVDHGRLEEGIRFLHADYLSHIATEMNQVFSPETVQSSNLYGIQISTTQKTTTKEGLEMKENPSNSNGNRNIAQGDHPQLQLSLAIGLDDGTPDQQISHTSSQAMDELQKPPVSIKQERCDPESVVSQSHPSPSSEVTGPTFTESGIKIHLCHYCGERFDSRGSLREHLHTHVSGSLPFGVPASILESNDLGEVHPIGESSEALECHRLNTFLVKENEQQPDHLNRGTMEPLQISQLSLISKDTEPVELNCNFSFSRKRKISCTVCGHKFLRKSQLLEHMYTHKGKHYKYNRCPGFGNTVAPRFQPYCDSWSEGPLKSSGLSQDHLDSSCTLESDLTQENVDTILVE; the protein is encoded by the exons ATGGATACTGCCAGCCATAGCCTTGTCCTCCTGCAGCAGTTGAATATGCAGCGAGAATTTGGTTTTCTCTGTGATTGTACAGTTGCCATTGGAGATGTTTACTTTAAAGCCCATCGAGCAGTGCTCGCTGCTTTTTCTAACTATTTCAAGATGATATTCATTCACCAAACTAG tgaaTGCATAAAAATACAACCAACTGACATCCAACCTGATATATTCAGCTATTTGTTACATATTATGTACACGGGGAAAGGGCCAAAGCAGACTGTGGATCACGGTCGTTTGGAAGAAGGGATTCGATTTCTTCATGCAGATTACCTTTCTCACATTGCCACAGAAATGAACCAAGTATTTTCCCCAGAGACTGTGCAATCTTCTAATTTGTATGGGATTCAGATCTCAACCACACAGAAAACCACCACCAAGGAAGGGCTGGAGATGAAAGAAAACCCTTCCAATAGCAATGGGAACAGAAACATCGCCCAGGGTGACCATCCACAGTTACAACTCTCTCTTGCTATCGGTCTAGATGACGGCACTCCAGACCAGCAGATATCCCACACCTCCTCCCAGGCAATGGACGAGCTCCAGAAACCTCCAGTGTCTATCAAGCAGGAGAGATGTGACCCTGAGTCTGTCGTCTCTCAGAGCCACCCCTCGCCATCTTCAGAGGTCACGGGCCCAACTTTTACTGAAAGTGGCATCAAAATTCACTTATGCCATTACTGCGGGGAACGTTTTGATTCACGTGGTAGCTTACGAGAACACCTTCACACTCATGTGTCAGGGTCTCTTCCTTTTGGGGTCCCAGCTTCCATCCTGGAGAGTAACGACCTCGGGGAGGTGCATCCAATTGGCGAAAGCAGCGAGGCTCTTGAGTGCCACCGTCTCAACACCTTCCTTGTCAAAGAAAATGAGCAGCAGCCGGACCACCTGAACCGTGGCACCATGGAGCCTTTACAGATCAGTCAGCTGTCTCTGATCTCCAAAGACACAGAGCCGGTGGAATTAAACtgtaacttttctttttcaagaaaaagaaaaatcagctgTACTGTCTGTGGTCATAAGTTTCTCCGGAAGAGCCAGTTGCTGgaacacatgtacacacataaagGTAAACATTATAAATATAACCGGTGTCCAGGTTTTGGGAATACAGTGGCCCCGAGATTTCAGCCATATTGTGACAGCTGGTCTGAGGGCCCTCTGAAAAGTTCTGGCTTGTCTCAAGACCATTTAGATTCATCATGTACTTTAGAGTCTGATCTCACACAAGAAAATGTGGACACCATCCTGGTAGAGTAG